The window atgcaaaaattgaggtaaaaatatccaaaatatgacctacacgcatcaaaagaatgagaagaaataagggcgatgatgtcattaaaaaaatgtcaggttatagtgctgcagagatatcaaccttaattagcattagcattactagccgcGGCctgacaggtgtcgtaataccagtttcggccatgggggGCGGTATgcaggcaacataaccaccagccaacctgcaatacacaaataactcgcacggcttgtggccgtgtacttgaacctgatgtcactcatgtggaaagtacagcccactacttcattaaagttcagggaagagagcgtcacccgctacagggaaacaaccgcactcggaaacacaaatcaaatccaataagaaaaggagccaaaccagagtaaacatcggcactgctttcaatcactggagacaactgatgcACCTGAAATAAATGAGGTTccactccgaacttgcaacatttcttttggattggtaagtatgatgctgttagtatttcgctagaagtttgttttatatgtttgtgtatttgttttcgggaagttataacatagaaatgtatagaaggctgttcgataaacgtgctaatgttaacgatggctaaccgtagctgcgtttgataattagctagctataacttacccattgttttatttcataattaacctgctctgtctagtctgttggtctccgtgtcttCTTTGCTTCGCGGTTTTTCTGTGCGagagaaaattgatgtgtggcgtgaaagcgtgtgaaaaaagtcaattgcgtgtgtctcacggtgaatgcttgagagttggcagctatggttacgttggttggcgctagctttGATCAGTTGTCTGATATttaccaatgatgttgacagactgctgtctgtcaaattaatttaattcaaataatgtgtatatacaactcaaaatgtaatatgaacaaaaccaataggaacatattgactggtaaaggtgaaggggagtagcttgaagatgtcatgtttcaaaatcacttgacatcacccaacgttcctctggaggcaaaacgtcctcttttaggcttcggctatggctatagtgttgttgtgaaggtaggagCGGAGGacagagactatgccgtttcttgtttgttactctagagtaaaccaattcactttattgaggcatactgcccccatctggtatggaatgtggagtatgacttgattttttttgccagacatgacagatggcacctttaaagataatgcagtcccaacgaaaaagggtcacgatcgtgtgttggaaccgcaggcggtgagtaaaactgcttcaaatatctctgtgttgttaacttagctatcggcgtgtaagcacatcaagtaaacttCTTGTACAcccttaaagataaaaaaaaaggacGACAtaaagtgtaacggaggccagcgagtagtgctgtgcaggtaaacctccccgatctcaagagacgcactagcaacagacACTAGTGGCtatagccatttagcctccttgttagaggagacccgggttcaagccccactcggagcgagtacgaggagcgtcagaaaggacccgggagagtggggttacataagcaaatatatacagtttcaatacataccacatagagacgctgttgtagtcgttgctgctgctgctctcgttcagtttcagcctcgggatctgattctggatcataattAAACGGcttaatctgactgtaagccatggtttgttttggatgatgttttttttttccctcagggtaatgtcacagcttcctaacgctctcaacgcaaaagcctactcgcactcgtgattctttagctccgcccacacgtcacgcctttttttttcaaaaaaaatcggcacagactttttttctcttataaatatgataaaactaaagacttttttggagatatgaaggatgtagtactactctataggtactcaagattaacaggatattgagtgaaaatgagcatttcactccccccccccctttaagtgactgaattgttttaaaaacaGTCAATGTTGAGTATCTTCAGACTTTATTTGATAGTTAATTGGAAGTAAATTAGAACATTTTTTCAAGCTCAATTCTTGGAGAGCCACaggtctgcagagtttagctccaactcacAACTGCTTGGGagtttctagtgatcctgaagagcttgattagctggatcaggtgtgtttgaattgggttggagctaaactggaGCTAAACTAAGCTGTGCCCTCCAGGAAATGAGTTTGAGaccaaagttatatatatataaaaacaaaacaggcaCTCTTTGGTGTGGAATAGCTCCAGATCTATATCATACGGTTCATGTTTTACATTCAAATCATCATGTGTATGGTGTTACTTTCATATATCTCATGGCATGAATTATGAAAGCAACTGCCGAAATAAATCCTTTACTGACAGACCAAGACATGAAAGTCACTCTGATGATTCTGGAGCAGTTTGTTCTTTAGGGTGTTTGTTTTGGTGGGTCTGAAAACTACCTAAATAAGCGAATCTCTCGCCGCAGATGGAGCAGGAGTAAGGTTTCTCTCCTGTATGAACTCGCTGATGGACCTTGAGGACGTCTGATCGAGCAAACATCTTTTCACACTGTGAGCATTTAAACGGTCTTTCTCCAGTATGAATCCTCTGATGCATTATTAAGTTAGTGTTTTGTGTGAAATTCATCCCACAAATGCTGCAGTGATATGGTTTTTCCCCAGTGTGGATTCGCTTATGTTCCCTGAAATGAGTTGGATCAGAAAAACTCTTCCCGCAGTGGGCGCACAGatacggtttctctccggtgtgaatcctCTCGTGACAATTCAGATTTGTTCTTTGACGGAATCGTTTGTCGCAGTGTTTGCACTGAAAGGGTTTCTCATCTGAATGGATTCTCTGGTGTGACTTTAGAGTGAATGAGTTTGTGAAGGCTTTCCCACATTCTCTGCACTGATACGGTCTCTCATTGGTGTGCAAACGCACATGTTTCTTCAGATGAGATCCGTGATTGAAGCTTTTCTCGCAGTGAGGACACTTGTATGGTCTTTCTCCCGTGTGTATTCGCTTATGAGCATCAAGACTTCCTTTGGTGCTGAAATACTTgccacattcactgcagtggaaagACTTTTCACCGTGagtctttaagtgaacttttagACTAGAATGATGGAAAAAAACCTTCCCGCATTGTTCACAGTGAAACTCCTTCTTCCCGCTGTGCTCTTTTGAATGAAGTCTCCTCTCTTCTGCTGTAGGAAAGCTGATGTTGCATATCTTACAGCTGAAGTctttctgttctgtgtgtgttctcTCGTGTCTCTTTAAATTACTCTCTGAACTCAGTGTTTTTCCACAGGTGCTGCAGGAGAAACTCTTGGTCTGCAGCTGTGTTTCTTCATCTCCATCAGAAGATGAGCCACCATTGACATCTGAAAGgaacaaaactttaataaaacaactttaaaatatACTTGGATAAAGATATTTGATCACGTCACGCTGTTGGCCTTTTTGATTATTCAAACACAGACAGAGCTAtatgttttgctatttttggcCATATAATTTTGGTTGCCAAATACTTTTGGTTTCCCACACCTGTGTGATGGAAGTGATGGAAGTACTGATCTCCTAATCTCAAATAATAATGGAAATCTTACCTTCTATCACATGCAATTACTATTGctcaccctgttaaaatccactttgtagtCATTTATCGTGCCTTAGATCAACTGACCAGCTTCTTTGAGGAATTGGATGTGTTACTATCAAACTTTCCAgaggatggtactcctctggtactgctcgGTGACTTCACCATCCATCTAGATAAACCCCAAGCTGCTGACTTCAATACTCTGCTCGCCTCATTCGATCTAAAGCGAGCGTCTAATACTCACAAGTCGGGTAACCAACATtttagttgctccactgcacacctcagaccacttcatCACTTCCAACCTCACACTGACTCCTGACACAGCACACACTCCtccgcaggtcacctttcgatgTAAACTGTGCTAACTCTCTCCTTCTCGCCTATCCTctatggtttcatcctcacttccttcactctctcagttttcagcactGGACGCAATCAGTGCTATTGACAATCTCCATTATAACATCTTGCTTCGACAAATTTTACCCACTTTCATCCAGACCAGCATGCACTTCCCCCTCTGCCCCTTGGAACATCACTCTATTTCCTCTTTGCAGCCCTGAGTTCAGTGCAAATAAAACAACTCTACcaaccttaatgtgtatcagtcactcatCTGTTCCTTCTCTGCAAAGTCTCCattgctaaaatgacatactaccaaaACAAACTTATCAACTGTTCTAACCCCAATCACATCCTTCAGGccatttcttcttcagtcataccttcgctaACAAACATTTTCAACACCTCTATTCACTCTGGTACATTTCCtacagcatttaagcaggctcgtGTAAGCACACTGCTTAAAAAAAGcttctctaaatccagcacttttagaacaaaataaacataaaaatacagacCTGTATCCCTTCTTACatttcattgcaaagacacttgagtgagctgtgttcaaccagctctctaAGTTCCTTTTACAGAACAACCTGCTGGACAGCAACCAGTccggcttcaaaagtggccactcaactgagactgctcctCTTCTTGGTTACTGGTGCCCTgcaactggcaagagcagcttccaaatcctcagtactcgtcttactggacctgtctgctgcttttgaaaccgttaatcaccagattctactgtccaccctcagaacagtgggcatctctggaactgcactcctgtggttcaagtcctacctctcagatagatccttcagggtgtcttaaagtggtgaggtttctaagtcacaaaatcttgctactggggttcctcaaggctcagtgcttgcACCACTCCTCTTCTCTATCTACATgtcatctttaggatctgtcattcagaagcatggcttttcttaccactgctatgctgatgacactcaactcttctTCTTATTCCGACCAGATGATTCGGCGGTAGCTGCTCTTATTGCAGTCTGTCAGACAGACATTCCTAGTGAAGACAGAACTGTTTGAGGTTCCAGCAAatccattgtttcatcacaactgCTATATACAACTGGGTTCGTCAACCTTAACTCTTTTAAGTACAGCCAAAAACCTGGGAGTTATGATGGACCATCAGTtgagcttcacagaccatattgctataACGgcctggtcctgcagatttgccttatacaacattagcaAGATTAGACCCTTTATGTCAGAGCAAACCACaaaacttcttgtccaagctcttgttctctttagcctggactattgcaatgctctcttgatGGCCCTTCCAAGCACGTACTATCTATATACAACAGCAGTGAGAGTGGTCCACAATTAGCCAAAAAAAGTTTACCTTACTTCTCTCCTTTTCAGTTTACACTGGCTACCATTAGCCGCTTGCATcaaatagggctgggcgatatatctaacgatatgatcattcGCATTtaatcagtaaatctggttccctGATTACtgctaaatcaccatcacctgcttctAAATGGAGTGACATTTTatagacagagctgtagatcactgaaaagctacacaatatcgcgttcattatcccagatgaatcgccttcgataatgaacgtgacattgcgtagcttgtcagccctagcatcaaattcaaggtactgatgcatGCCTACAAGGCAACCACTGGCACTGAACCAATATATCTAAAGTTAATATCGCTAGTTCAAACTTGGTTTGAAAACTAATAAACTTAAACTTATTAAAATTTTGCGCCGTCAAGAAGCTTGCGTTTTGCAAGTTGAATGGCGTCTTGTTTTGCTAACCAaaagcacaaaatcactctcattgACCTTTTCCTGAACTGTACCCAGCTGGTTGAATCATTCCTGATCCTATTCGAACAGCTctttaaccaataataataataaaaataaaaggtcttaagacatgtttttgttttgtttttgtttttctttacaagCACCTGAACTAAATCCTAGCACttactttttctattctattccattctatatatatatatataaaaaactagcTACGTGTACtctgctagactaactgagacacGTCAAGGCATTTGTATAGAAGAaattgtggcctagtggttagaaagtTTGATTCCTAGCCCTAGGgctgtgggttcgagtcttgggctggcaataccatgactgtggTGTCCTTGACCAAGGCACCGAACCCCGAACTGtttcccgggcgccgcagcataaatggctgcccactgctccaggtgtgtgctcactgctGTATGTGGGTTTGggaactttggatgggttaaatgcagagcacgaattctgagtatgggtcaccatacttgggtgtatgtcacgtcactattaatgttgttgttatcTTGTTggtctgactgcttctattgttctcatttcaaaatcgctttggataaaattatCTGCAAaaggaataaatgtaaaagtaatgattCATAATGTATGAATATTTGTCACActatactgaaaaacaatcaaAGTGTGATGTTTGGCCAAACCCTGCAGCcctacaaacaaacacagaaaaccTGGAGCTCTTAAAAAGGGACATTTTTAATCCCATTCAAAAAATTATCAGAAATGTGTCAATTTGATTTTCCTGTAAATCGTTTAGCACTACTAAAATTTTCCATCATGGTCCCAAATATCTCTGAAAATCTGCGCCATCAGTCAATGTGAGCCTGATTCTGCAGAGTCGCTGCTGACAATGAAGTGtcatttaaaacaacataaaaagagAAACAAACCTGGAGGAACaaaatcttcatcatcatcatccccattattctcctcctcctcttcctcatcagtgtgttgttgttgtttctctgcGGTGGTTTCTTCTCCTCTGCTCTCGATCAGGTTCCTGCAGTCCACCAGTTTGACGGAGCACATCTTCAGCGGCGTCTGCAGCATCTGCTGTTCTCCAGCGTTACAGTCAGAGGTTTGATCAGTGGATTCATGATCCTGAGCGTCAGTATAACAGAGTAAAGTGAGGCTGAGCTCTGAGTCCTGTGTGTCTctggatctctgatctctgacgcTCCAGACTGAATCCTGAGCTTCTGTCCCATCAGTCTCACGCACCCAAACCTGCTCCACATCCTGACAAACACAATCAGTAATATATCTAGTGAGAGTATGATTAACAATAAGACATTGATTCACACAACAATCAGTCCATATTAGCAGCTAAAGATGAAATGAAGATCTGTTCAAACCTCTCTGTTCAGTTTGtctcctctttctctcagctTTGCCTCCAGTGAAGCCACCTCTTTCTTCAGCTGACAGATTTCTGTGATGAAATCCTCAATATCCAGCATGGACAGATCAGTTCCTACTGATTTACAGCAGACCACATCCACCTGCGCTTTCATGATcaacatctgaacacaaacacttCATGGTTACTGGAAGACACATTGATAATGGActgaaaaaaaactaattcacatATAATTAG is drawn from Carassius gibelio isolate Cgi1373 ecotype wild population from Czech Republic chromosome B1, carGib1.2-hapl.c, whole genome shotgun sequence and contains these coding sequences:
- the LOC127949500 gene encoding zinc finger protein 239-like gives rise to the protein MLQTPLKMCSVKLVDCRNLIESRGEETTAEKQQQHTDEEEEEENNGDDDDEDFVPPDVNGGSSSDGDEETQLQTKSFSCSTCGKTLSSESNLKRHERTHTEQKDFSCKICNISFPTAEERRLHSKEHSGKKEFHCEQCGKVFFHHSSLKVHLKTHGEKSFHCSECGKYFSTKGSLDAHKRIHTGERPYKCPHCEKSFNHGSHLKKHVRLHTNERPYQCRECGKAFTNSFTLKSHQRIHSDEKPFQCKHCDKRFRQRTNLNCHERIHTGEKPYLCAHCGKSFSDPTHFREHKRIHTGEKPYHCSICGMNFTQNTNLIMHQRIHTGERPFKCSQCEKMFARSDVLKVHQRVHTGEKPYSCSICGERFAYLGSFQTHQNKHPKEQTAPESSE